A region of the Lycium barbarum isolate Lr01 chromosome 1, ASM1917538v2, whole genome shotgun sequence genome:
ttgattcaaattttttttttttttgagtcattTTGATTCCAGACTCCACGTAGGATGTATCCTAAAATATCAAAGACAGAAAAATATAGGACCAGAAAAATAATACGCCACAACTATGAGCTCACCCTGTTGACAGTACAAGCATATAAATTGAAGTAACTACCATAAGAAACTTTAGGTCATTTGGTACGTAAACAAAATTATCCCAAAATTATAATTTTGGGACTAATTTTATCTCATATTGGAGATGGAATAAAATAATCTCAGAATTAATGGGATATTCCATTTTTAAGTTTGGGATGCACTTTATATTTTGTTGGTACAAGATATAATTTATCGttctaccaaacatgatacaaaatTAATCCCACAATTAATTCTGGAATATCTCAGTTAATACCGTGTACCAAATGACTGTATTTACGTAATAAATATAAGTCAGACGTGATTTTATTATTTCAGTATCTTCACGGAAACTCCACTTGGGTAAATCAAATTGAAGactacaaaataaaaataaattcttAAAAAGAATTCAATTAATAACAAAAAGTACTGCGGTCCATTTGACAATTACACATTTACACCTTTTACAGAGTAGGCTAGGTGGGCAATAATTGTAATCCCAAAATTAATGGGATATCCCATTTTTAAGTTTGGAATGCACTTTATATTTTGTTGGTACAAGATATAAATTTATCGttctaccaaacatgatacaaaatTAATCCCACAGTTAATTCTGGAATATCTCAGCTAATACCGTGTACCAAATGACTGTATTTACGTAATAAATATAAGTCAGACGTGATTTTATTATTTCAGTATCTTCACGGAAACTCCACTTGGGTAAATCAAATTGAAGactacaaaataaaaataaattcttAAAAAGAATTCAATTAATAACAAAAAGTACTGCGGTCCGTTTGACAATTACACATTTACACCTTTTACAGGGTAGGCTAGGTGGGCAATAATTGTGGGACCATGCATGTGTCTCCGTGTGTGTGTATACGAAGAAACTTATAATGTACAATTGTCATTCGAGCAAATTaaacttgaaagaaaagataagaatTTTGAACAGAAGTTATTTGGAGTTTTTAAAATgtataatatctttttttttttttaactttcttcttcaagatgtcgcttttttttttttttgtaacgtTGGTAGCTACAAATACCATCTAATGTCATAATACCCTCTATAAAACTTGGCTTCATTTGGTAATTGCTTTCTGATTATGCAGAGTTTCCCACGTGGTATGAGATTAAATATATTAGGCTCTATATAACGATTTGAGAAATCCTTGCTCATTATTTGAGCTAATTTTAGAGGTTGAGTTagatttaagtttttttttttttcatggtaACAGAGCTAGATTTATCTCAGTTCTAATTAATTTACTCGATATTGAGCTTTCGTATCATGTTTTCCATGCACCAGATATCCAGAATATGTTAGGCTCCTTCCATGGTCTTTGATAATCCTCATAAACTAGTTTTTGGAGTTGAGTACACCCAAGTCCATTTTCTTATCAATTCTATACATTTAAcatataaaattatataatttcatgtatttcaaatatattatataaaaCATTAATTTTGGAATTTTCAATTTCCTTGTAAGCAAAATTAATTAGTCAAATCGACCATTGAAAATTACATGAAGTGGATTCTATTCGGCAAAAGTAATTTTACTATTAAATGACGACATTATTTATAGTAAACAATAATAGCTATATATCACAACGCATTATTAAACCTAAGACAACCAGACTCATTGTACAGTGGTAGtgctataaaaaaaatgaaaaagtaggCCGGAGGTGGATGGAGCTTAGTTTATTTAATGCTAGTCTGTTTggtcaatattttaaaatattttaaaatctgCTTATTacaaattactccctccgttcatttttacttgtcacattttgacttttcatgctgtttaaaaaataatgattaaGATAGGTATTTTTCCACATTACCCCTATTAAATGGTGTATAATTGTATTGGAGTtgggaaaatgatttgaaatgagtaataaatgctaagggtaaaacagttttttttttttggtcttaccTTGATATGTGAAAAttaacaagtaaaaatgaaaatctataaagggaatagtggacaagtaaaagtaaacggagggagtatattttttGTGATAAGTATTTTTGAACATGTACTTTTAGAATGTATtgatttgtgtttggctaatcaattttaaatttttttttttttaatattagtgtaacaatttgtgtttgaccaagctttcaAAAAGTATTTCTGGGCAGAAGCTGTTTTTCACACGTTATTACTTAAAAATACTAAGTTTGGGCAATCACCTTAGCTTTCTAAAataaacattttaaaaaaacacttttgacttttcaaaaGCATGAGATTGACAAAGTGAAGTATAATTAAAATTTCTGGAAGTATTAATTAAACTTTGAACTCATAATTTCAATAGTTCAATAAATTTCACGTAAAAATTTAAGGTTACTCCACCCTTAAGGTGGGATAAAAAAACActctaatcccgggataactaatccagGTATTAGTTATTCCGAGTTTTTTTCCAACCAAATGTGGAATAAGGCGGTACTAATTTTTATCCCAGAACTATTTTTCtctatccatcataccaaacgagccctaaattCATAGGACTAGTTAATAGTACGAGTTATTCTAACACATAAGGATACTACCAAAATGTTCCTTTTTCCctttaaaatatattttaaaaaggaCTGGAGCATTCTATTTCAGTAAAATATACGGTTGGTTAGACCAAGTAATAAACCAAATATAGGTAACCAAGGGGAAATAAGGATATAAATAGACAACCATAAAAGTTGAGTTTCCATTTGGCCATGTCTTGATATAAATAGAGTCACaaagaaaacaataaaataatTTTCATAGCATTACTTTGTCAATCTACCAAAGAAATTATCAACAACTTTAATTTCGTGCACCCAATCCACTTGTATCATTTATTTATGAGTATCCAGTGACCCCTAGCCACTATAAAATAAATGCACCCTATTTCTAGATTTGTTCTGTTGTGGTTTCTCCTGACTACTTCTATTTCCCTTACTATTCATCAAAAGTTATTTCTTGTTCTCTTGTATATTTCGGGAGTTTGATCTATAATGGAGTTAACAAGTGTTCTCAAGTTTCTTGAGAACAGAACCATTCTTGTTGTTGGTGCCACTGGTTTTCTTGCAAAGAGTACTTTTCAACCTCTCCTCTGTTTCTTTTCACTGCTAGAAACATACTAGGTTTTTTCCATGACGTTCAGTGaaaatttgtattaaaaaaaaaaagaaatattttccCACCTTATTTCTACCAAACCAGCTCACTGTGAAAACACATGGTGGGAAACAAGTTCCCATTAAAACGCCGGAAAACTTCTTGATTTTtccgtgtgaaaacactactatttagtTTTTTCTCACCGAGAATCAGTAAGAATAGCTACTAAACATTTTTCAATGGGAAAAtagtgattttttagtagtgttctATCTTGTGACTCTTAATTAATGGGgtgtaattattatttttttggttctgttttggttgtagtttttGTGGAGAAGATACTTAGAGTACAACCAAATGCGAAGAAGCTATATCTGCTTTTAAGAGCTCAAGATAACAATGCAGCCTTGCAGCGTTTCAACAATGAGGTACACGGATCAGTAGCTAGTGAAAAAAGTtcttttttatataaatgaaattcACCTGGTATTTTTTTGGGCTCAACTAATTCGAATTTGCACCGAAGAATTCCAGTAAGGTACTCCATGTCAAACGCGAAAAAGTTAACTATCTCTCTGTCTTTGAAATGAAATCTTTTTATCTCTTTTATTCTTCAACGTtttcatggaaaaaaaaaaaaaagaatgctcGTCATCCAGAATTTTGTTTAGTTCCGATCAGGATGGTTAAGAAAATGGCCGTTGCACTTAACTCAACTCAAAAATATTGTTCATGTGATGAAGATTATCCAATATTGTATAAAGGAGAATGAGATAATTAGAGGCAGATTCAAAGATGGGTGCACTATTAAGAGAGGTGGATCCAGGATCTAAATTTTACATATTCAACCTTTAAGTTTTATCATTGATCTACTTACACTTTTGAAATTATAGTTTCTAAATTaatttcttaaattatcattgaTCTATTAGTTTTACTATAgacattttatttaattatataaaatttacggttcaaaaaaaaaaaaggaatatgaATTTCAATATGTCAGACTTGAGGATTGTGAAAGAATAAtacaaataaagaaaaataaatactTAATTAAAATGGAAGAAGGACACTAGACATGACTATCCCCCcattaataaagaaaagaaaaataataaaataaatatgtaTGACATTTGAACTCCTCAGGAGGTGAACCTAATTATAATAATTGAATCATCTTTTAAGCATGTAGATGAGTGTTTTTTGTCACTCCTAATTCTTTGATTTCCAGATTAAAATGAGTTTCATGTTTGAGCTTGATCACAAACATATATATTTAGGTACTTTTGGTGATTACTATATATAAAATTCAAATTAATCGAGAAAAGAATCATGCTAGTTGAaatttgagataaaaaaaaaaaaaaaaaagagtatagatgCGCGTGAACTCGTGTCCCTCAATCTTCGGAGAATACGGCGTTGTATTATTGTAAGTTCTCTGTTCCAAACATTTCCTGAAAGTAGACGACAAGTTTTAAATCTTAATGCAGGCAAGGCATATCTCGTTGAATCAGTCCTTCCACATGAATCGCCCATGGACATTATAAGAGCCCAACATCAAGTGAATAAAAGATAAGAATGAAATTCTATACCACGAGTTCAGATTGTTGAAAGTTTTCACAAGAGTTTTATCACACAATTAAGGAAAATCTGTTAGTATTATTTTTATTGAGGGAGAGAGACAAAAGTAATCAAATGAGACACGAATTATAGTTACTCTTGCGTAACGCCAAGTGCAAGTATAGAATCTTGAGTTGCAAACGATTGTTGAAAAGTGAACACAGTGACGAGAACAAATTTAACATACAATTACGACTGTATAACATTTTATTACATTATTAGTTTAATTAATGATTTTATTATAATAGGTTAGTAATTACTATTATAATTTACTTGTTAGGTTATCAACCACTATTTATCCTAAAGATTCACCTATAATTATCTTGTACTTGATCAAATTATGTGAATATTTTTTGCACGGTCAATACGTAAACtctaaattttaaaaaatctttTTATAATAAGAAAGAATGCCCCGATTTATTCCTTAAATTTCAGGGTTGCCATACCATATTTGCTTTCTTCAATTTCCTTTTTAAAATCTTTTTCATCTTCAACTAATCTTGTGGTGGTAACAACTAACAAGCTAACAGGATAGACATTCATTTAATATATTTCCGTAGTACACGTGACGCCAACTCATCATTCAGTCAATTTCTTCTCTTGAGGGCCCAGTTcacgaattaattccttttacAAAACAAACCCCTTATTAGTTTATTACTTCATTTGCCTTTGGAAAATTCGGAAATGATGGAAATATGCGATGTCTGGTACAAGGTCATGGTACAACTACTAAACGGGAAGTTAAAACAGTTGGCGGCCTAGCGAAAAATATTTACAACCTCTATCTAATATACTATTTATTATACATTTACCAgctatttatttttttttggatggTTATTTATGTCAATTTCCCATTACTAAAAGCAAACGGTGCAGTACTATCTCTAGTACTTATAATCTGGAAAATGTATTCATTACAATTACATACATGTACATCAATTTCTCTTTTAATTAACAGGCTGTGGCAAAGGACTTGTTCAAGCTTCTAAGGGAAAAACATGGGGCAAATCTGAATAATTTTATCTCACAAAGGACCACAATTTTACCTGGTGATATCACATGTGACGAGAACTTGGGGGTGAAAGACTCTAATTTGCTGGAAGAAATGTGGAAGGAAGTAGAAGCTGTTGTTAACCTAGCTGCAACTACTAATTTTGATGAAAGGTATGTACTAAAAAGTTCTTTTAATTATACTTAGTCAAACCAAGCGAGTATAAGAATAATTACAAGTAAATTTCCGTAAGAAATAAAATTAGTTAAATAAAGTGAATAACATGTTACAACAGATTAAATTACAATGGCAGCGTAAAAAAATTTACAAGTTACATTCAATGTAAATTACATGTGAAGTGATCAGGTTATATTTGTTCTTCAAATGCTCAACTTTTAGATATGATACAGCCTTGTGGCTCAATGCTCTTGGAGCCATACACGTACTCAACTTTGCCAAAAAGTGTAGTAAATTAAAGGTTCTTCTTCACGTGTCAACTGGTTAGTACCTTCATCCTCATTTTATTTAGTCCGTCTATCTTCTAGTTATGACTCTTTTCTTTTACCAAGTAATAAAATGTGTGATTCTGAAATCTAGAACTTAATAAATTACTCTAGCTggtttcactactaaaaaatttcCATTTTCCCACTAAAAAATGTTCAGTGACTATTtttcactgaatgtcggtgggaaaaacaCAAATAGTAGTATTTTCACACAAAAAAAGTATGAAGTTTCCTAGCGTTTCAGTGGGAACCTGTTTCCCACCATGCGTTTTCCCAGTGAACTAGTTCGGTGGGAATGAGGTGGAAAAACAAGTTTTATTGCACAAATTTCCCACCAAATGTCGGTGGGAAAACCATCTTTTCCTAATAGTGTTTGATGATTGATTTCATGATGAAAAAAAGCAAGAAGGTGACTAATTATatgacttttatttatttatttatttatttctttagCATATGTATCTGGGGAAAAGACAGGGTTGATATTGGAAACACCCTATAACTTGGGTGAGACCCTGAATGGTACATCAGGACTAAATATTGATACAGAGAAGAAAGTAATGGAGGAAACATTGAAACAGCTTATATTTGAGGGTTCTTCCGAAGAATCTATTACAGCAGCCATGAAGGAGCTTGGCCTTGAAAGGTATTCCTTCGGTACATGTTTACTGGCACCCAGTGTCTAAATCAATTGATCAATAAATACACGACACAGGTTTTATATTATCACTCTTATCACTAAATCATAGTAGGGATTAACACACATTCTCACTTTAATTTATAACTTAATCATTTAAATTAAATTAGTatgatttggtgtaaacaccaTATCTAGTTATGAAAAACTAAGAATTGGTAATCCTTTGTAGAAGTCGAATGCTTTCGGTCTTATACACACGCAATgaacataattttaaaaaatagatttttctttattttattactTAGGAGTTGTGTGAGATGAACTCATGCAAGACTTTGAATAAGAGAAAGAAGTAAGGAATTCTCTGTTCGACTTCAATTCTCCCACTCTAGCCGTtgttatataatttttttatgtcACGTCAACTTTAGCCTCAGGTGAAGCAGAAATTATTTAGCTTGAATTTTTTCTGATAAAAAATAAGATAggattcatgataataacaagtAGAGCATTTGGCTAATATATTGTGATGACCTTTGATTTATGAAGAGCAAGGAAGTATGGGTGGCCCAACCCCTATGTATTCACAAAGGCATTGGCAGAGATGCTATTGGGAGACTTGAAAGAAGAAGTGCCTCTTGTCATCCTTCGTCCTACTATCGTTACTAGTACTTTCCAAGACCCTTTCCCTGGTTGGGTCGAaggtataaggtatgtatatatTGATTCATGAgctttttatttaaatatttagTGTTTACTCATTTTGAAATATACATAAGTGAGTCTACTTCATTTGGGGCATGCAGAACCATTGATAGTTTAGCAGTTGGATATGGTAAAGGAAAACTAACAAGCTTCGTAGGCGACCCTCAAGCAACTATTGACGTGGTAAGTAATTAATAATACATATGCTGATGCATATTAATCTCAGCGAAGATAGCGATTTCTCAATATCATATTACGTATAATGCTCGACTTTAATTTATAATATATGTTTAACATGAATAATATAAATTATGTGCAGATTCCGGCAGATATGGTGGTGAACGCTATGATAGTAAGCATGGTGGCCCATGCGGACCAAAGGGGAAGTCAAATAATATACCATGTTGGAACGTCAGTGTCAAATCCTGTAGAATTCACACTTATTCAGGACTGTGCATTCCATTACTTCAAAGAGCATCCATGGATCGACAAACAAGGAAAACCAGTCATTGTTAGCAAAGTTAATGTGTTGAGTAGCATGGATAGCTTTCACAGATACATGGTCCTCCATTACTTGCTTCCTTTGAAGGTTTGTTCATTTTGACAAATTCCTACAACAGATATAATCTTTCTCACTTATAGCTAAGAAAACCGAGAAATATCCGAGGACCAGTCACGTACTATTTGTAGCACGGCGGATATCTGGCTTACCCCTTACCTGTCTCCAATTAACGGCGGATATCTGGCTTACCCCTTACCTGTCTCCAATTAAAATACGAGGCTTTTGTTTGAAGCAGAGTTCGAACCAACCATGACATGCGGCTAATACACATTACATGTTGTGCTCTTATCAATACACCAAAACCCTGCTGAACACTATATTTCAAAGAGCTAGACTAAATGAAtgacaaaacaaaaataaataaattatgtttCTTGTTCTAAATGATATTAAGTGGGTATAATTCATTTACTACGTGATTAATATGAAGTGGTGTTCTTCTACAGGGATTAGAAATAGTTAACACGGTACTCTGCCAATTCTTTCAAGCCAAATATCTGGAACTTCACCGGAAAATCAAGTTTGTGATGCGGTTGTTAGATCTTTACGGGCCCTATTTATTCTTCAAAGGAATGTAAGTAAAATACATCTCCATAAGATTTAATTCAATTATATTGTTAGTGTATAGAAGTAAAACTCATCTCTCTTTTTGTTTAAGTAACAAATTTCATTAAAATAAGGGCAAAAACACGAAGTATACCAAAAAACAAACTCATCTTTATATCTGTAATCAATCTCTACCTGTGTGCATGAGGGGAGGGGTTATAAAATCTAGAGCTTATAATAAGCTTGTTAATTTGGTGACAGATATGATGACATGAACACAGAAAAATTACGCAGAGCAGCGAAGGAGGCTGGTATTGAAATGGATGCGTTCAATTTTAATCCCAAGAGCATCAACTGGGAAGACTATTTTTTGAATACTCACATACCTGGCGTGGTAAAATATGTCTTTAAGTGAATAAAGTGGAAAAGAGGTTTGTATTTCCTactaaaataatttatatttctACGTGGATGGTTTACTTGTCAAAGCACTTTAAAATGTACCAAATATCTTTGTTGCTTATCATTTTCAATGTATCCATTTTAAATGTCGTATCCTCTAGGGACACATTAACGAATTGTTCCAATAGAAGAATGTGTATCAAGATTTAAAgcacaataacaacatacccaatgtaatcccacaagcgGGGTCTGGGGTGTATCAAGATTGAAAGCACATATATATGAAATTCTTCTCCAAGTTATGTTCCCCTTTATAAGTTATGCCAACACAAATTTGCAGAAACTGAAGAATCCATTTGTAATAAGGGAAACGAAGAGTCCTGATGAATATATGTATTCTTCAGCCAATGAATTATATAGCTAATGTTTCAGCTTTGACATCTCAAATAAGTTTAATTAGAACAACAGTCTGATCAGCAACTGGATCCAATAAAGGGATTATGCAATACTGCAAATCTTAATGTTTGAGGAATATGCGCACCAGTAAAACTCCTCCAATTCATtagatttaaaaataagaataaacAAGTTAGCTCTGAAAGGGTATCACCTTCAAATTTTCAAGATTGTAGACTGGAGTGAGATGGAGACGGGGACCTCTCTTTCCTCTTACCAGCCAAACCAGAACATCTATTTAAGCCATTCAGACTTGTAAAACTATCTGAACGGCAAGAGTCTGCAATTTGATCACTGTGTGGAAGTTCACTAACTTGAGAAGCTTCTACACttgcatgttgtttattgttGGATTCACATGAAGCTTGTCTGGTGATGCAGAGCCATGTTCTTGATGACTCCTCAACGGCCTCACCTGCCAGAGGCACATGCCACGACCCATTCTCGGATTCCTGAGACAGGTGTATAATAATATGAGATGTAAACATCAAAAACTAACAATACTAGCCATTATTACATTAACTGAAAACTCAAAATATAGAtagaaaaatatattaaataccTTATCTAACTGATATTAAGGTAACCAGACGTCTAGAATTAATCAATAGGTCATAATAGATCATTTTTCATTTACTAATCCATACA
Encoded here:
- the LOC132604304 gene encoding fatty acyl-CoA reductase 3-like isoform X2, yielding MELTSVLKFLENRTILVVGATGFLAKIFVEKILRVQPNAKKLYLLLRAQDNNAALQRFNNEAVAKDLFKLLREKHGANLNNFISQRTTILPGDITCDENLGVKDSNLLEEMWKEVEAVVNLAATTNFDERARKYGWPNPYVFTKALAEMLLGDLKEEVPLVILRPTIVTSTFQDPFPGWVEGIRTIDSLAVGYGKGKLTSFVGDPQATIDVIPADMVVNAMIVSMVAHADQRGSQIIYHVGTSVSNPVEFTLIQDCAFHYFKEHPWIDKQGKPVIVSKVNVLSSMDSFHRYMVLHYLLPLKGLEIVNTVLCQFFQAKYLELHRKIKFVMRLLDLYGPYLFFKGIYDDMNTEKLRRAAKEAGIEMDAFNFNPKSINWEDYFLNTHIPGVVKYVFK
- the LOC132604304 gene encoding fatty acyl-CoA reductase 3-like isoform X1, yielding MELTSVLKFLENRTILVVGATGFLAKIFVEKILRVQPNAKKLYLLLRAQDNNAALQRFNNEAVAKDLFKLLREKHGANLNNFISQRTTILPGDITCDENLGVKDSNLLEEMWKEVEAVVNLAATTNFDERYDTALWLNALGAIHVLNFAKKCSKLKVLLHVSTAYVSGEKTGLILETPYNLGETLNGTSGLNIDTEKKVMEETLKQLIFEGSSEESITAAMKELGLERARKYGWPNPYVFTKALAEMLLGDLKEEVPLVILRPTIVTSTFQDPFPGWVEGIRTIDSLAVGYGKGKLTSFVGDPQATIDVIPADMVVNAMIVSMVAHADQRGSQIIYHVGTSVSNPVEFTLIQDCAFHYFKEHPWIDKQGKPVIVSKVNVLSSMDSFHRYMVLHYLLPLKGLEIVNTVLCQFFQAKYLELHRKIKFVMRLLDLYGPYLFFKGIYDDMNTEKLRRAAKEAGIEMDAFNFNPKSINWEDYFLNTHIPGVVKYVFK